One Nostoc punctiforme PCC 73102 DNA window includes the following coding sequences:
- a CDS encoding SgcJ/EcaC family oxidoreductase, whose amino-acid sequence MQTIWDITLNCPKSLCEGVSQKELMNNHEQNILEIKAIMQSFADAWNVYDAMQLAELFTEDADFINVAGQWWKGRTELVQGHANAFSNHLKNTQMHFPDTTVKFLKPDLAICHSTWEMSGLTRPDGTSLPTKYGVLTAIAQQDGRWQLVAVHNTETLSISG is encoded by the coding sequence GTGCAAACAATTTGGGACATTACATTGAATTGTCCTAAATCACTTTGTGAAGGAGTGAGTCAAAAAGAACTTATGAACAATCACGAGCAAAACATTCTAGAAATCAAAGCCATCATGCAATCTTTTGCAGATGCCTGGAACGTTTATGATGCAATGCAATTAGCAGAGTTATTCACTGAAGATGCGGATTTTATCAATGTGGCAGGGCAGTGGTGGAAAGGTCGAACTGAACTAGTGCAAGGACATGCCAACGCCTTTAGCAATCATCTGAAAAATACTCAGATGCATTTTCCCGATACCACTGTCAAATTTCTCAAACCTGATTTGGCAATTTGCCACAGCACTTGGGAAATGAGTGGGCTCACTCGCCCTGATGGGACTAGTCTGCCAACAAAATATGGAGTCTTGACTGCGATCGCTCAACAAGATGGACGGTGGCAACTGGTTGCTGTGCATAACACTGAGACTTTATCCATTTCTGGATAA